Part of the Nitrososphaerales archaeon genome is shown below.
TCTTTGGGCTCATAGGGTATCTTATCATACTTTGGCAGATTCTGTAGATCTTCTTGACAGCGAGTAATAGCGTAAGCCTCGGCCAAGGCCTCCTCCAGATTCCCCACACATCTCCTTACCTCATACACTTTATTACGGTAATCCCAATAATTATCCTCCATCAGTATCTTACTCCCCCTTTGTACTAGATAGTGGAAGATTCCATGCCTTCTAACAAAATGGGAGAAAGCCCATCTGAATGATTCAATAAGTTCCTCGGTTGGTGGAGGGAGTTCTAAACTCGACCGAACCCTCATTAGACTCTCATCAGCATAGTACACAATCCTTTCTACGTTGTATGTGATTCGAGCTCGAGATTTTGCTGGATGATATTCAACAAATTCATCGGTCGCGATCTCTAAGCCAAAGTCTATTTTAGATACATTTAAGGATTTAAATCTCTCCGCATCTGAAGGTCTTTCTTCATTGCTTTTATCGATCTTTGTAGGCTCTCTTAAAATCTTACTTAACACTTCATCCCAGCCCAAAATCGCTCAATTTTCTTTAAGAGTAACTTTTTTAAAATTTTTAGAGAGGCGTTATAATAGAGATGATGTAATCACGCCATTAGAATCGATGTGGGCTTTTATATTATTACGATAAGACGATAAGGCATCATACGTAACAGGTGTGGATGATTTTTTCAAGATTAACTGGTCCAGAAGAAGTCTTCAAGTTTTGTAGCACCGAGAATTTCATCGAATTCGTAACCTAGAGCATCCAACAACTGTTCGAATGTTCCACGCAGATACTCTAGATATTTAGCTACATCTACCTCCTCTATCCTAGCCAACTCGACGGGCTTCACACCTGGAGGGGTTATGGTCTTTACAAATGAGATTATATCACCAGCCTTCACCTCTTTACCTCGACTTATCAATAGCCTTGCTGCCCTTACATGTTGAGGCGTAGTCTTTACGTACTTGTCGGGAGGTTTACTGGCCATTACATTAAAGGCTAGATCCTCCAACGGTACTTTTCTATTCTTCAATGCGAGGTATCGTTCCCTAAGATCCCTTTTTATCTCTTCACGCGCCCTTTCAAACTCGTCTGGAGACCTCACCTTACTTAAAGTATTCACTGAATTATAAAAGGCATCTTTGATGAATGTAGGGATGTGGCTCTTCTTCCCGGTCAATCCTTTAACATCCACACTACCATCGGGTAGAACACCCAAGTAATTCTTCTTTCTTTGGCTAAAAGCTACGTATCTATAATTCTTATCCAAGTCCAATTCGATACCCAGCTCTCGATCTGCCCAATTCGAGATGACTTCTATCTGATACTGTGTAGGGCTCTTCAAGAATAGACTATCTGTATCACCGTAGATGACCTCGATACCGAGCTCCTTACACTTTTCAATAGTTTTGGATATTATGTACCTACCTATAGCTGCTGTAGCATCTGCAACCGGTAGATAGTACAATGGAAAGATCTCAGCACCCATCACACCGTAAGATGCATTCAAGATCACCTTTAACGCCTGTGAAACTACGTTGTAAAGTGTCTTTTCTTCGATCGTAAGTGAGGGGTTCTTCGATAATGGCTTATAATACTTTACTCTAAGGTCTCTAAGTGAGCCTATGATGAGAGATGCCAAGCCTCTCCGCTTTTTACATACCCAATGCTCGGTATCGGGGACCAGATTGATCTTACATTCCTCATGTATGCAACGAACGGTTTCGAAGGATAGATTATAGACCTTGATGATGCTAGGGTATAGTGAAGCGAAGTCTAAGACTGCAACATTAAAGTGCACACCGGCCTTCGGTACTACCACTAAACCACCTTTATACTTCTTCCCCTTCGTGATCGATTCAGAAACTCCTCCACTCCTCCTTTCTAACTCATCTTTTCTCGGTATCAACGCATTCATCCTCCTCAATTCGAAATAAAATAGACTCCGAATCCAGTTTGAAACACCCACCCTCGCAGCATCGTCCATCGGCATCCTTGCAACCCTTGCTATTACAAGAAGTAATTTCATCAACAAGTCATCATTGAAGCTGGTAAGTGTATAGGTGATATACGCATCATTATGACAGTACTTGGCCAGATCGTACAATGGTAGTGTAGCTAACGCCCCTTCAAACTCTAACTTCTTCTGCCCGATCAATGCCTCACTTATACCGTTAAGGGTATGATCGACATACTTGTTACCGAATGCGTACACTTGTATCGATTTATTCATGAAGAATTTGTATAAGTCTATATGGACACCGTGCTTTATGTAAGCAACATCCTTACCGAGGGCGATCGGTATCTGCTCCTTCGTAAAGCCAAGCTTTAATGCCCTATGGTACAAGTATTTGAGGTCGAAATCGTCACCATTGAATGTTATAAGGAATGGATAATTGATAATATATTCGAAGATCCTTGAGATCATCTCCCTTTCGCTATCGAAGAATCTGATCTTTACATTCTCCGGAAGTGTATTTACACCCAGCTCCACATCACGCTTTAAGATAAAGACTTCATTCAGACCATCACTACCTACAAAGGACGCTGCCACAACCTCGTGCCGGGCTTCATCGGCATCGGGGATTCTATTCTCTTCGGTGAATACTTCTATATCTAACGCTACCCGGTGTAGACTCGGTAACGGCTGATTAAGGAGCTTTGCCCAGCTCAATATATGCTCCTTAAAATCTGGGTGTGATTCATCCAAAGTTCTTTTTAAACTCTCATAAACGACCTTTGGAATTTCATAATCTACCGGAACGATCCTCGAATCCTTTATCTCATAGTAAGCACCTACGAGTAAATTTTTATCATATAAGAAGTTTTCATAATACTTGATATCAGCCTCCCAAGCCTCGATTACATTTCTTATACTCTTCTCCGATGGAGAGCCTCCTATAGCTAAAGGATCCGTCGCTATAATCTTTGTAACCTTTATCTTACTATCGTTCAGTAGATCGATCTTCTCCTCTATCTCTAAATTTACAATATCTGCACGATCCTTCAAATATTCGAGTTCCTCTTTAGGGAGTTTGGAGTAGCAGTAAGGCTTATGGCCTGTATTATCATACCAGAGTCGAATGGTTTTCGATTCAGGATTGTAGAACTTTAGTACTGCAACTTTAGATTCTCCATCATAAGTAGCTGAGACCAATAGAGATGGTGGTAGATCGCTAGTATGTTTTAATAACTCCTTCATCTTCCCGTAGTAAGGTTCGGTCAATTCGCTCACTCGGTTACTCCACCATTAAAAATAAGAAGAAGATGATATTAATAACTTTGCAAAAGGTTAAATGGTGATTGCTACATACTTTATGGCGCATTGGTCTTTAATTGGCGTATCAAAGCGAATGTAGCATTACCGATGGCTTTCATTACCGTAGGTATCCTTTGGATATACGCTTCCCTAAGTGGTGAAGGGAGTGAATTATTGATCATTCCGGGAGTTATAAATTGGATAATCGCAACTCTCTTAATATTCAAAGTCCAAAGAATCCCCTTGAAAGGGCTGATCTTATCGACTACTTTATACAATCTTATAATCTCGTTAAATCAGACTTACTTTGTTTTGTTAAATTTCAGCCTTACGATCTTCACCTTGATCAACTTATTAATCTATGGCACGCTTTCAACCATCTTCTTATTGGTCTCTTTCCTCATCTACCTTAAACCCCAGATTTTACTTCCTCACTCTCCAACCTCTGGAGAAAGTAAAATCCATAAAAAGAAAGAATCGTTATAACTGTGAAGAACTTTGTTGCGAATACGATATTCCAAGGTGTCTTGGGATTGGGGAATGGGTTCTTGATCAGATCTGGATTCAATTCACCCCTGATCTCGGCAGCCGATATCAGACCACTCCATAGAGTGAAATTGAACATCACCTCGTAAAGTGCCATAGATCCTACGAAGAATAGGAAGAATCGAAGGAAATCCCTTACGGGCTTTCGTACCTTTGCGATCCTCTGCTTATTCAACTCGAGCATGGTAAATGTGAGTACGATGAGTGATGCGACCATCCATGTTACGGGTTTGGCGTAAAAGAGCGGGAAGACCGTTATGTAAGGGAATTCGATTGTAACCAATGTCTCACCCACAACATCTACACCTTGTATTATCGTGGCCACAATTCCGTAGATGCTAGTGCCACACAATACTACTAAGGCGATGATAGCAAAAATCTTGTAGAGCTTTTTGATAGATGGGTCGAGCTCTCTACTCATCGCCGTTCTCGCATATTATTCGTATCGGTTATAAAAAAGTATTACTCTAAAATTCTAGTCTTTAATCGCTTTCTCTCAATTTCAAAATCTCGAACCTTTTCAAATCACCAATAAATATTTAAGTATGTGAATCTTTCATTTGGAGTCAAGCGGGTGGTGGTCCTCCCACCGTTCCGCTATATAAACCCCGGTCGGGAGGTGATAAAATCGAAAAGAAGGATCTGGCACTCACAGCACTTTTAGCTAGTGTGTATGTTGCGGCTGTAGTCACATTGGCCCCGATCAGCTTCGAAGTCTTTCAGATAAGAGTGGCCGATATTTTAATGCCCTTATCCATAATCTTCGGTATACCTGCAATCGTAGGATTGACGATCGGTGCGTTTATAGCGAACTTCGCGAGCCCATTCGGTATAATCGATGTTGTAGGTGGTAGTGTGGCTAACTTTCTCGCATCTTATATGGCTTGGATAATTGGTAAAAGACGTTTCAGAGGTTCGTGGATTATCGCTATACTTGTAGAGAACCTGACCATAACCTTCATAGTCGGTACTTACCTCGCATATTTGCTCACATTGCCCTTTATAGTAGGATGGTTCGGTGTATTCCTCGGTTCATTCGTCAGTATGAATGTTGGAGGATATCTCTTATTAAAGGCACTGAGTAAGAGATTAGGAAGATCACGACTCATTTCGATCTAGTTTGATAGATGGGTTTTTAAAATTGCTTTAGTTTCGATGGTTGTAAGAATCATAAGAAAGCTTTTTCTTTAACATTACTATTAATCTTTTCAACCATCTTGGATAATGGTGATAGAGATTTTAAACGACCGAGTTATATAGTGGTAACGGAAAAGCCGAGCGTGGCAAGGGCGATAGGACGGGTACTTAAGAAGACCGGTTCGAATATTTTCATAATCGCCCTTAGAGGGCACTTGATGAATTCTGACCTTCCAAAGGGGTTCGAATGGGGCAGGGTGGATCCAAAAGAGATATTCAATCTAAGAAGGGTCCCCATGGTGATAAAGGATGGTAAGAAGTATGAAGAGTTAAAAAAGACCCTCAATGAAGTTAAAGGAGCGCTCGTAATCGCTACCGATAATGATTCAGAGGGAGAATTGATAGGTTACGAAGTTCTAAAGGTTAGCGAGCATGTTAAGAATGATTTAGACATCTTTAGGATGAGGTTCAACAGTGTCGATGAATCGGAGATCATCAAGGCGTGGAATAACCTTGAGAAGGGGTTAAGATGGAGGTGGGTTTATAAAGCGCTCTTCAGACAGACTTTCGATCTCATCACCGGTTCGGCCTTCACACGATTGTTGACAGGTTTAACGAATAAGCTCATCTCTTGGGGTAGTTGCCAAACGCCCACCCTCTACTTCATCGTAGAAAGAGAAAGGGAGATCATGAACTTCAAACCTAAAAAGTTATGGTTCATCGAAGCTGTGCTTGAAGGTAACCTCTCGGTAAAGTCTAAAATATTTTATGAAAGGGAGAAGGTGGATAAACTTTATGAAGGTATTAAAGATGCTTCTTACGCCTTGATCTCTTCATACTCAGAGTTTAAGAGCATTAAGAAGAGGCCACTCCCTTTGATCACCGACGATCTTTTAAGGGACTTCGTAAAATTATCGGGAATAACCTCATCAAAGGTCCTGAATCTGGCTGAAGAGCTCTACTCGAATGGATACATTTCATATCCAAGAACGGAGACCAACATATACCCTAAAGGTTTTGATTTTGATAAATGCTTAAGGGCAGTTTTAGACTCACAGATAGGGAAAGAGGTCGCCGATAAGATAGTTAAGCTCGAACCTTTGAATGGTAGGCTCGATGATAGGGCACATCCTCCCATTCACCCATTAAAGCCATATCCGATGGATCGATCCCTAAAGTGGAAGCTCTGGGAGTATGTAGCGAGAAGGTTTGTGGCTAACGCATACTGTAAAGATGCATTGAAGGTTAATCAAAAGGTTGAGTTGGTCATAGAAGGTATCAAATTCTTCTCAGAAGGGTCATACCTTTTAGAGGAAGGGTTCTACAGGGTCTTTCACTACTTTAAGCCCGATGAAGATCCATTACCAAGGTTAAAAGAAGGGGCGAGTATAAAGGTTATCGAAATCAAGTTAAGGGAGGGGGAGACGAGACCTCCCAGTAGAATGAAGGAGCCGGAGCTCCTATCCGCGATGATCAAGAGCCACATCGGTACCGATGCTACAAGGGCTACATTCCCTCAATTGATAGTAGAGAGGGGTTATGCGTTAAAGAGTGGTGTATTCATTCCTACGAAGCTCGGAATGGGCTTTATAGATGTTTTAGAGAAGGTCGATAAAAGGCTCGTTACACCAGAGACGAGAAGGTTCGTTGAAGAGCTCATGGGCAGGATTGAGAATGGAGAGATCGGGATCGATGAAGCGCTCGAAAAGTCCATCAGTATTTACAAAGAGCTTTACTTGAGGTGTGAGAGTATGAAGGATGATATTAAGAAGAGCCTCCTTCCTTGTTTAGAAGATAGTAATGGTATTTAGACACGATTTCGCATAGCCAAATCTTTATACTCGTTATAGAGCATCTGAAGGCTCTATTCATAAATAGAAGCGTAAACCTATACTTCTATCGATAACCGATCTTGCCCGTGCTTTGTGTTAAATGTAAAGATCGATATGCAGAGGTCAGCGTAGCTGATGGAAGGTTAAGACTATGCCCAGAATGCTTTACAGATTATTTTGAGAGGAGAGTGAGGGAGGCTGTCGAGAAGTATCACATGTTCAACCTCGATGAAAGGGTAGCGGTAGCGGTATCGGGTGGTAAGGATAGTGGTGCATTGCTACGTTCATTGAGAAGGGCCTTTCCTAACCTTGATATCGTTGCGCTTCATATCAACTTAGGAATCGAAGGTTATTCAGACCATTGTGAGAGTAAAGTAAGGGCACTTGTAAGGGAGGAGGATGTAGACCTTCATGTGTTTAGATTGATCGATGAAGGATTTACTATAGATGATTTTCGGAAGACCATCTATAAAAATGAAGTATGTTCGCCCTGTGGGATTGTAAAAAGGCATCTGTTGGATAAAATGGCTCTAGAAATCGGTGCGAAGGTCCTTGCTACTGGCCATAACCTTGATGATGTGCTCTCCACACTACTTCACACATTCTTCTCAGGGGACTTTGTCCAACTCGTGAGGCTCAAGCCAGTGTTGATACCGAAACATCCTTATCAAACGAAGAAGGTCAAACCATTGATCAAGTTGAGTGAGTTTGAAGATTATCAGTACGCTTTATATACAGAGATACCTATTAGAACGATCAACTGCCCCCACTCGATAGGAACCAAATCGAGAGAGGGTAAGAAGATCCTTGATCTTTTGAGTGAGGGTAATCCAAACTTTAGGTATCAAGCCCTCTCCCTCTTTTTAAAGAAGCTTATACCCATGATCGAAGATAGGGTGGAACGGCCGGAGTTGAGGAGTTGTATAAAATGCGGTTTCCCCAGCTCTGCAGAGGTGTGTGCTTACTGTAAAAGGGTAGAGATGGTGAAGAAGGTTGGTGGAAGAGGTTAAATTCGTAGCTGTGGCCCATTGCATTCTCAACCGAGGGACACGTTGGTGGAGAAAGGGTAAGCGTGTAGAAGGGGGAGTGGTAAAAGAAGTGATTGATAAATTGGCTGAAATGGGTATAGGGATCTATCAACTACCCTGCCCTGAATTTACGTACCTTGGTAACCCTAGAGAGCAGATGACGAAGGATGAGTATGAGTCTATCGATCATTATAGAGAGCATGTGAAAGAACTTGCGAAGATGGTAGGCATGAATATCGAATCCTTGATAAAGATGGGGAAGGAACCTAAGCTCAAGATCTTAGGAATTATAGGAATCACTCGCTCACCCAGTTGTGCGGTAAAATGTATCCCTGTTGGGAATGGTTATCGTGAAGGCTTAGGAATCTTCTTTGAAGAACTCTTATCCGAGTTTGAAAAGAGAGGTATCATCGTACCTACCTTTGAAGTAGATATTAAAGATTTAGAGAAGAGCATCCTCGATCTAGAGAGGTTCATTCGTGATCGACTGGACGCTAACCTCTAATTCTATAAAAACGTAAATATTATATGTGCGCTTAGATTAGCTCTATTCTGTATTGAAATTAAGGGCGGTCCTCTTCGATTTAGATGGAACTCTGACCAAATTCCTTTTAGATTACAAGAAGGTCAGATTCAAAGCTATAGAAATTTTGAGTGAATACGATCTTAAAGGTGTGCAGCTCGATCCGAATATCAGTGTGTATTTAACGTTGAAGAAAGTAAAGGATATTATAGATCCATCGACCTTTGCTTCCATAAAGAAGAGGATATATCAAATCTATGAAGAAGTGGAGATCGAGGCGGCTGAAAGAGTTACACGTGACACTTCGGTTGAAATTCTAATAAAAACACTTCGTGAAATGAATTTGAAGATAGGTCTGGTGACGAATAACGGGCGAATAGGTACGATGAAGAGTTTAGAGAAGTTGGGATTAAGAGATGCCTTCGATGTAATTGTGACTCGAGACGACTCTGATGAATTAAAGCCCGATAAAGGAGGTATGGTGAAGGCCTTACGATCGTTAAATGTCGAGCCCAATGAAGCCCTATTCGTAGGAGATAGTGTTGCGGATATAATTGCAGCGAAATCTGCAGGTTTAGTGTCAGTAGCGGTACCTACTGGACCATTTAGTGTGGAGGAATTGTTAAAGGCAGCCCCCGATTACTTTATCGATTCGGTACATTCGTTACCGGAGCTCATTCGATACTTGAACGAATCTTGTGAAGGTAGCTTAGAGGCTCTAAACGAATCTTAAATCATTAGGATTATTAGGATTATTAGGATTAAAGCTTCATGTAAAGTTTCAGTGTCGGATTTTTTAAAAAAATAATTTTTTCTCTGCGTGAGTGACACCAAATTATCCTTTTCGAGTTTGAATAATGGCGCTAAATTTCATCACGGTGAAGTGATCTTTGAGATCGCTTCACAGATCATTCGATGTGTCTCCAAAGGTGGTGGGACCGCATTTATCATAAAGACCTGTACTCTTCCGAACAGGTCTTTAAAGAATTTACTCCTCAATCTGGTCTTTCGTTCATTCACCACCAGTAGATGAGGGTTGCAAAAGTTCGTCCTCTCCATATAATCGACCGCTTCCTCTGATTCGATCCTCTTTATTAGTACCTTATCGTTTACATCTCTCTTCAGTATAATCACACCTCTTACAGTTGTTAATGGTAGTATCTTTCCCTTCCCTATAACGCTCTTTACATTTATGATAGCTCTACCCCTTGAATCGAACTCTACATTCTCGATCAATCTTTGATATTCACCCCATATATTCGCAATATCAGCCTGGACATAGAAGTTCTTCTCTGAGCTGAACGCTATTGCATCATTATCTTGAAGCCTTACGAAGAACCAATCGTCAGCCACCACTCTCACACCATCCAATCTTAAAAGCCCATACGTATGAGTCGTCTTGCCCGTACCCGATGGGGCGATTAGAGATATTCCACAACCTCCCAAATCGATACACGCACCATGTACGGGATAGATGTAGTGTGCATCTTCTGTTATATCTCCCGCTATACTTAGAGCGATGGACTTGATCCAACCGTAGTAATCTACATTTAATACAAAGGCTGTCTTCGAAATAGGTTCGTAGATGACTCTTGGCTCACCAATCTCATCTTCATTGGTTACGATGAGCCTCCCGTGTGAGCGGATATTGGCAGACATCGGGTAGAAGTTATCCTCCCACCGCTCTTTCACATACCTTTGATCGGTTATCAGCTTGATACAACAACCATAGATATCGGCCTTCTCTTCGAATATAAATCTACTTGCGTACTTTGAGAATAATCTATCCTTCTCTTCGATGGGGATTATCTCCTTCGTATAACGAGACGGTTTGGTCAAATTTTATCATCCCATTTAAGATGGTGGTGGCCTCTCCCCTAAAATTACGTTAAACTCTAACAACTTGCCTTCACGGAGTACAGTAATCTTTACCTGCTCACCAGCCCTCTTATTCCTCTGTAGGTATACTAGGATATCCTCGATCCCTCTAACTTCAAGACCATCTATACTCACGATCACGTCACCACCTATTACCACATTGACACCTTCGATTCGTACTGCACGATTCCCACCCTTTATCCCCGCCTTATCGGCTGGTCCACCTTTCACAACATCTCTGACCAAGAAACCTTTAGATATATTTAGCTTCATAGCATTCGCAATCTCAGGCGTAAGATTTATACCTGTAATACCCAACCACGGGTGCTCATACTTCCCCTTTGCTATGAGCGATGGTACGACCTTCTTTACCAGATTCGATGGTATTGCGAACCCTACACCAGCAAAGGCTCCCGTTGGGGAGATGATAGCGGTATTCACACCGATCACTTCACCATTCATATTCATCAGAGGCCCGCCCGAGTTTCCAGGGTTTATTGCTGCATCCACCTGAATTACATCGACTATGAGAAAACCCTGCTCCGTCTGAAGCATCCTTCCCAATTGGCTTACGATACCTTCTGTCATGGAATTGCTTAAACCGAACGGATTGCCTATAGCTACGACCTTCTGCCCTACGACGAGCTTAGAAGAGTCGCCGAGTGGAAGGGGGTTGAGTTTATCTGGAGGGGCATCTATCTTTATCACAGCCAAATCGCTGTAAGGATCTGTACCTACCAACTTGGCTGGGTATGATGAACCGTCTGGAAAGGCCACTCTGATGATATCTGCACCCTTTATTACGTGATGGTTGGTTATGATATGGCCTGCTCGATCATAGATAAAGCCCGAACCCCCGCCAGAAGAAGTTCCTAAGATGTTCTCAATCCTTACCAGCACAGCCACCACTGAAGGACCAGCCCGCTTAAATACTTCGGTCGAGTTGGAGTGTACAGTTGAAATTGTTAAATTGGCACTTACTATTCGTGACTCAATATTCATCAACTTAGATTCAATAAGTTGAAGTTGGTAGTAGATCTTCTCATTCTGCAATCTGAGGTTATTGTAATTGTTTTGAAGTTCCATATAACGAGTTTGAATGTCAAAGTATGTATATAACGAACCGATGATTAGAATGATGATGATCAACCATAAGATACTTGATAGTTTATTCTTACTACCATCTGATCTGAATTCGTCTTTGATCAAAGGGTTCAAACTTAATATGAACTTTGAAATCTGTAAGATTTAAACATTAATGAATAGATTTCAGTTTAAAATTTGAAAAATTCGAAAGGATTCAATCGGTGTATCTTAAAGACTCGATCGAGTCAGAATCCCAGAATCTCCGAGTATCTTTAAAGGTGTTGAAGAATATTTTAAGGGTTAAACGATTAAATATAATGATCCATATATGTACTTTAGGAAGGTGATATAATTGCCGGCAGCGTTCGTACTGATAAATGCTGACCTAGGCGCTGAAGAAGAATTGGTGAAGGAATTAAAAGAGATTCAGAATGTAAAAGAGGTTCATGCAGTATATGGTGTTTACGATATCATCGCTAAAGTTGAAGCTGACACTATGGAAAAGGTAAAAGAAACGGTTGCTTGGAAGATTAGAAAGCTCGATAAAGTCCGCTCTACACTCACTATGATCGTAATAGAATCCTGCTAATTTTGAATAGTTAAATAGTTTAGAGACGAATGATAATAAAGAGATAATATCCTATAGATGTTGCCCATCATTCATATAGGAATAGATGATACAGACAGTTCTAGGAGGTCTTGTACCACTTACCTAGCCTCTTTAATAGTGCAATCATTACTTGAAGGTGGAGCGGTCTTTTTAGATTACCCTAACCTTATCCGACTAAATCCAAATGTACCATGGAAGACCCGTGGGAATGGTGCGGTCGCATTAAGAGTTATGGTAAACGATCCTCACAGTACCTTCCATAAAATTTTAGACATAGTTGAGAAGAACTCGGATATCACAGATAGTAACCCCGGTGTAGTAATGTTAGAAGGCATTAATATACCTCATCGTATAAAGGCGTTCGGTGAGCTCGCTTTACATAAGATTGTAAAGAAATCACAGGCATTACAGATCATCGATGAATATGATGGGCAGTATGAAGAATTTGGGAATGGTAGAGGTATAATTGGGGCTTTAGCAGCCATTGGGAATACCCTAGAGGGAGATCATACCTTCGAATTTCTCGCTTACCGTTCCATCGATGAAAGGGGTAAGAGTAGAGGGATCGATCCCGATTCAGTTATACTTATGAGTAGAGAGACATTTCCTCAAACCTTTAACAACTATGATTTCGAAATAAAGAGGGTTTTAATCACGCCTAGAGGGCCAGACCCCGTCCTCTTTGGCATAAGAGGTGAGAATCCTAGAATACTTCTTAAAGCGGCGAGTATGATCAAGGTTTCCCAATTCATAGAGAGGTTCATGATCTTTCGGACGAATCAAGGTACGAATCTACACCTCGCCTATGAGCTCGATCTGAGCCATTTAAAGCCTTACACTTCTGGTCATGTTGTAGGCTATGTCTCCCAAAGACCTATCATCGGCAAAGGCGGCCACGTATACTTTAAGATTAGAAATGAAAAGGGTGAGGCTTGGTGTGCCGTTTATGAACCATCAGGTAGATTGAGGAAGGTCGCATCGGCATTGATACCTAACGATTTGATCGAAGTAGGTGGTGGTGTGAGGAGGAAGTATATGAAATACCCTAGCATCATCAATGTTGAATATATAAAGGTGATAAAATTAGCTAAAGACTTAGTTTATAGAAACCCTATTTGTAATAAATGTGGTAAACGGATGTCTTCAGAAGGTAAGGGGAAAGGTTACAGTTGCCTATACTGTGGATTTAAAGATAAGAATGCCCAAAAAGTAGCTATTGAAGTACCTAGAAGCCTTAAGCTCGGATTGTACCTTCCTCCACCCCATTCCCAAAGACATTTAACAAAACCCTTTCAGCGCTATGGATTGGAAAAGAATGGGTCGATGTATCCTTTGATCGAAGGATGGTTCGGTTTGATGAATGAATTTATCAAATATGTAGGGAGAGGATCGAGCTCATAGGCGAGGTGTAGGGGCGAAAGAAGATTCCACAACGATCCTCGATTTATCTAAAAATAGTATTCATATCGTTTACATCGATCGATTTTAAATCGATCTTACACCTCTAACTTTAAACATCTTAACAAATTTTTATAACTCCTTTCATCCTTTAACCTTTTATACTCTCTTAATGCATCGATGATTTCACTCACATCTTTTACTCCAATA
Proteins encoded:
- a CDS encoding trypsin-like peptidase domain-containing protein, whose translation is MIKDEFRSDGSKNKLSSILWLIIIILIIGSLYTYFDIQTRYMELQNNYNNLRLQNEKIYYQLQLIESKLMNIESRIVSANLTISTVHSNSTEVFKRAGPSVVAVLVRIENILGTSSGGGSGFIYDRAGHIITNHHVIKGADIIRVAFPDGSSYPAKLVGTDPYSDLAVIKIDAPPDKLNPLPLGDSSKLVVGQKVVAIGNPFGLSNSMTEGIVSQLGRMLQTEQGFLIVDVIQVDAAINPGNSGGPLMNMNGEVIGVNTAIISPTGAFAGVGFAIPSNLVKKVVPSLIAKGKYEHPWLGITGINLTPEIANAMKLNISKGFLVRDVVKGGPADKAGIKGGNRAVRIEGVNVVIGGDVIVSIDGLEVRGIEDILVYLQRNKRAGEQVKITVLREGKLLEFNVILGERPPPS
- a CDS encoding Lrp/AsnC ligand binding domain-containing protein; translated protein: MPAAFVLINADLGAEEELVKELKEIQNVKEVHAVYGVYDIIAKVEADTMEKVKETVAWKIRKLDKVRSTLTMIVIESC
- a CDS encoding tRNA(Ile)(2)-agmatinylcytidine synthase; amino-acid sequence: MLPIIHIGIDDTDSSRRSCTTYLASLIVQSLLEGGAVFLDYPNLIRLNPNVPWKTRGNGAVALRVMVNDPHSTFHKILDIVEKNSDITDSNPGVVMLEGINIPHRIKAFGELALHKIVKKSQALQIIDEYDGQYEEFGNGRGIIGALAAIGNTLEGDHTFEFLAYRSIDERGKSRGIDPDSVILMSRETFPQTFNNYDFEIKRVLITPRGPDPVLFGIRGENPRILLKAASMIKVSQFIERFMIFRTNQGTNLHLAYELDLSHLKPYTSGHVVGYVSQRPIIGKGGHVYFKIRNEKGEAWCAVYEPSGRLRKVASALIPNDLIEVGGGVRRKYMKYPSIINVEYIKVIKLAKDLVYRNPICNKCGKRMSSEGKGKGYSCLYCGFKDKNAQKVAIEVPRSLKLGLYLPPPHSQRHLTKPFQRYGLEKNGSMYPLIEGWFGLMNEFIKYVGRGSSS